TATGGATGCTTTTTATGCACAAATAGAGCAAAGAGATAATCCTAAATTAGTGGGTAAGCCTGTGATTATTGGCGGGACAAGTTCTAGAGGCGTAGTATCTACTGCTTCTTATGAAGCAAGAAGATATGGTGTTTATTCTGCAATGCCCATAGAAGCTGCAAAAAAACTTTGCCCAGAAGGAATATATTTACCAGTAAATATGGAAAAGTATAAGAAAGTATCAAGTGAAATTTATAATATATTTAAAAGGTATACTAAAATATATGAACCTATTTCCATAGATGAAGCTTTTTTAGATGTAACTGGTAAAGATGCTCTAGAAATTGCTAAAGCTATAAAAAGTGATATAAAGAATGAACTTAAACTTACAGCATCAGTAGGTATATCTATAAATAAATTTTTAGCAAAATTAGCATCGGAAGCAGATAAACCTGATGGGCTAACTATTATAAAAAAAGATGAAATTTTATCTTTTTTAAGACCTTTACCTGTTAATAAAATTTGGGGTGTAGGTCCTAAAATGAATAGAGAATTAAATAAACTAGGGATTTATTATGTAAGAGATATACAAAATTATGATATAGAAGTGTTAATGTCATTATTTGGTAAATGGGGCAAAGAAATATATGAACTTTCTCATGGAATAGATGAAAGGCCAGTAGAGCCTAATAATTTAAGTAAATCTATTGGAGAGGAAAAAACTTTTTTGAAGGATGTGTGTGACATAGATGTATTACTCAAGGCTCTAAAGAGTTATTCCATTAATCTTTCAAATAAACTTAAAAAAAGAGGATACTTAGCTAGAACCATTAGTATAAAAATAAAATACAAAGATTTTACTATAGAAAATAGAAGTGTAACATTAAGTATTCCTACAAGAGATGAAAATATAATTTTTGATACAGCGAAATATATATTATTAAACAAGTTTAATATAAACAAGGAAATTAGACTTATAGGGCTTATCCTTTCAAATTTAATATATCCTGAGGATCCTTTACAGTTAAGTATGAAAATATAAAAGGAAACTATAGTTTATATATATAAACTATTATGTAAATTAACATATTATGAAAAAATAACAAAACATGAGCAAAGTTTATCTTTAGTAAATTAGACTATAATATTTTCATTCAATAATTAGCTTTGGATATAATATAGTTAAAAATCTCAATACGTCTATAGAGTATACATATAGCTAAAATAATGTTATAATAAATTATAAAAAGATGTGGTATGAGCCCTTTTGGGTGTTAGAAGGTGTTTTTTAATTATAGCAGTTTAAAAGTAAAAAATGTTTTTGTTGATTATTAATTAAAGAATAGAGAAAATGAGGTGAAAAAGATGAGTTTGAAAAATCTTACTTTTAAAGGTGGAGTTATGGTGCCTGGATATAAAGAATTTACGAGAGAAAAACCAATAGAAAGGGCTATAGAACCTTCTGTTGTAGCTATTCCATTGCATCAACATACTAGTGCACCTTGTGAGCCAATAGTAAAGGTTGGGGATAGCGTGAAGGTAGGTCAAAAAATTGGGCAATCAGATGCTTTTGTTTCAGCACCAGTTCATTCATCTGTATCTGGTATTGTAAAGAGCATAACTCCTATGGCTATACCTACAGGACTTACTGTTAATTGTGTAGTCATTGAGTCTGATGGGAAAAATGAATTGCATGAACTAGTAAAGCCTTATAAAAGTTTAAAAGAATTAACTTCTGAAGAAATAATAAATATAATAAAGGAAGCTGGTATAACAGGAATGGGAGGTGCAGGATTTCCTACTCATGTAAAACTATCACCACCACCGGAAAAAAAGATTGATACCATTATAATAAATGGTGCTGAATGTGAACCATATATAACGGCAGATCATAGAAATATGGTGGAAGAACCTGAAAAAATAATATTTGGTTTGAGAGCTATTATGAAAGCAGTAGTAGGAGTTAAAAAAGGAATTGTTGCTGTAGAAGAAAACAAACCTGATGCAATAGAAGCTTTAAAAAATGTTTGTAAGGATTATGAAAGTATCAAAGTAGTATCTTTAAAAGCAAAATATCCTCAAGGGGATGAAAAGAGATTAATAGATGCTATTTTAGGGCGTCAAGTCCCATCTGGTGGACTTCCAATGGATGTAGGAGCTGTTGTATGCAATGTATCTACTACTAAAGCTGTTGCAGAAGCAATAAGTATGGGAAAACCTTTGTATGAAAGAGTAGTAACTGTTACTGGAAAAGGTATAAAGGAACCTAAAAATTTAATAGTAAAAATAGGAACTAGCTTTAAAGATATAATAGAACAATGTGGCGGATTTACAGAAAATGCTCCGGGTAAGATAATTATGGGAGGACCTATGATGGGAATAAGTCAATTTTCAATAGATGTACCAGTTATTAAAGGTACAGGTAGCATACTGATATTAACAAAAGAAGAAGCAGAACCAGTACAAGTTTCTTCTTGTATTAAATGTGGTAAATGTGTTGAAGTTTGCCCAGTATATTTACAGCCATTATATTTAAGTACTTATTCTTTGAAAGAAAAGTTTGAAAAGGCAGAAGAATTTCATGCTCTTGATTGCATAGAATGTGGGGCATGTTCATATATATGTCCAGCAAAAAGGCCATTAGTTGAATCTATTCGTATTGCTAAAAGAGAAATAATTGCGAAAAGAAGGGGGATATGAAATGAAAAATAAAGCGACAACTACTTCTAAAGTTGATGAAATGGACTTTGAAGGGATGTTATTAGTTTCTTCATCTCCTCATATAAGATCAGATGAAACTGTACAGAGAATAATGCTTGATGTAATAATAGCTCTAATACCAGCTATGATAGGAAGTGTCTATTTTTTTGGTATAAATGCGCTTAAGCTTATTTTAATTTCTGTTGCTTCATCTATTTTGTTTGAAGCTTTAATCCAAAAGGCTTTTAAAAGAGAAGTTACAATAAATGATTTATCGGCAGTTATAACAGGAATTTTAATTGCTTTTAATTTGCCAGCCAATGCACCTTTGTGGTTACCAATAATTGGTTCAGCATTTGCAATTATTATAGTAAAGCAATTTTTTGGAGGATTGGGTTCTAATTTTATGAATCCAGCTTTAGCAGCTAGAGCAATGCTGTTAACATCTTGGCCTAACCATATGTCAAGTTTTACAGGACCAAGACCTGATGTAGTAACAACTGCCACTCCTTTGACTATAATGAAAACTGGTGGGACTCAGTTAACAGGATCAGAGTTACCTTCTCTTATGGATATGTTTGTTGGAAATATTCCTGGAGCTATAGGCGAAACATCTGCACTATTGTTATTGATAGGAGCTATATATTTAATAATAAGACAAGTTATTGATTGGAGAATACCAGTATTCTATATTGGAACAACTTTTATAATGTTAATATTATTGGGAGTGGAATCAGAGTTTTTACTTTACCATATATTAGGTGGAGGTTTAATTCTTGGAGCTTTTTATATGGCTACAGATTATGCTTCATCGCCTGTAACACCTAAAGGTAGGATTATATATGGTATTGGAGCGGGGGTACTTACTGCTATAATTAGAGTAAAGGGCGGATATCCAGAAGGAGTATCTTATTCAATTTTACTTATGAATATAGCAACTCCAATAATTGAAAAAATTACAAGACCTAAAGTTTTTGGGGAGGTGAAGTAAATGAATGAAACATTAAAATTAGGATTAATATTGTTTATTATAACTGCTGTATCAGCATCGGTTCTAGCAGTTTCAAATAATATAACTTCACCTAAAATAGCAGAAGCTGATAGAATAGCAGATCAAAAAGCAAAGGCTGAAATATTACCCCAAGGAGATGAATTTAGACCATTAAGTGAAGAAAAATTCAATGAAATAAAAGAAGAATATCCTGATGTAACTGAAATATTTGAAGCTTATAAAGGTGAAAAATTAGTGGGATATACTATTAAAAACATATCAAAAGGTTATGGTGGGGACATAGAAATTATGACTGGGATATCAACAGATGGAATGATCACGGGAATTAAAATTTTAAATCATTCTGAGACACCTGGGCTTGGAGCGAATCTTACTAAACCACATTTTATAAATTCATTTAAAAATAAACCGATAGATAAAGAATTGGTAGCATCTAAAAGTCCAGAAAATGATAATGAAATACAAGCTTTAACTAGTGCTACCATAACTACTAATGCAGTATTATATGGTGTCAATGTTGCTCGTGAAATATATAATTTAAAATTAGCTGATTAGCTGATAATGGAGGTGTAAATAGTGAAATTATCCGAAGTATTTTATAATGGATTAATAAAAGAAAATCCAATATTTGTACAATTAATAGGTATGTGTTCGGTTTTAGCAGTAACATCTTCAGCTGTAAATGGTTTGGCTATGGGATTGGCAGTTACTGGAGTATTAGTTGGTTCAAATTTAGTAATATCTCTTCTTAGAAAGGTAATTCCAGATAAAATTCGTATACCTGCCTTCGTAGTGGTTATAGCTACTTTTGTTACTATAGTGGAGATGTTTATGAAAGCGTATACTCAAGATTTATACAATGCTTTAGGTATATTTATACCATTGATAGTAGTTAACTGTATTATATTAGCAAGGGCAGAAGCTTTTGCATCTAAAAATGGAGTTTTATCTTCAGTAGTTGACGGACTAGGCATGGGCTTTGGATACACTTTAGCTTTATTAATATTAGGTAGTTTAAGGGAAATATTAGGTGCTGGTAGTATATTTGGAAAGCAATTATTTGGCTCTTCTTTTGAACCAGCATTGATTTTTATAATGCCTCCAGGAGCATTTATATTATTAGGAATATTGATAGCTATTTTCAATACTATTAGGAAGAAAAAATCAATTGTAGAATAGAATTAGAGGAGGTAGAAAAATGAATATATTTACAATATTGATAAGTACTATATTTGTTAATAATTTTGTATTGGCTCGTTTTTTAGGTATATGTCCTTTTTTAGGGGTATCTAATAAAACAGAAACGGCAACAGGTATGAGTATTGCTGTAACTTTTGTTGTTACTTTATCATCTATAATTACTTATGGAATTCAGAAAGGAATCTTAGATAAATTTGGATTAGAGTATCTTCAAACTATAGTATTTATATTGGTTATTGCTGCATTGGTTCAATTTGTTGAGATGGTAATGAAAAAAACTAGCCCAACTTTATATAGCGCATTAGGAGTATATCTTCCTTTAATAACTACAAATTGTGTAGTATTAGGAGTTGCAATATTAAATATACAAGAAGGTTATAATTTAGTTGAAACTATATTTAATGCTATAGGTGCGTCTCTTGGATTTGGATTAGCTTTGATATTAATATCAGGGATAAGAGAACAATTAGAATTAAATGATGTACCAGAAGCCTTAGAAGGTTTTCCCATTGCATTAATAACTGCAGGTCTGATGTCTATCGCATTTTTAGGATTTAATGGACTAGTATAGGAGGTGAAATAATGAGCATTATATATCCAATTGCTGTATTAGGAGGATTGGGACTATTATTTGGATTAGGTCTATCTTTAGCATCTAAAGCTTTTTCAGTAGAAAGGGATCCAAGGATTGATGAGATAAGAGAAGTTTTACCTGGTGCTAATTGTGGGGCATGTGGTTATCCTGGTTGTGATGGATTGGCTTCAGCGATTGTTGCAGGAGAAGCACCAGTAGATGCTTGTAATGTTGGTGGTACACCAGTAGCTGAAAAAATAGCAGATATTATGGGAGTAAATGTTACGGAAAGTGTTAGATATGTTGCTACGGTATTTTGTCAAGGGGATTTTAATAAAGCTAAGGAAAAATATATTTATGATGGAATTATGGATTGTAGAGCACAGAATATGTTAGCTGGTGGGAGCAAATCTTGTGCTTATGGATGTTTAGGTTGTGGTACATGTAAAGATGTTTGTGAATTTGATGCAATTCAAATTATAGATGGAATTGCAGTTATAGATAAAGATAAGTGTACTGCTTGTAAAAGATGTATAAGCGTATGCCCTAAAGGAATCATTGAACTAATACCCTATGAACAAGAGGTAATTATAAAATGTAAAAGTAGAGATCCAGGTAAAATAGTTAGAAATAATTGTAATATTGGTTGTATTGGTTGCGGAATTTGTGCTAAAAATTGTCCTCAAGAAGCTATTGAACTTGAAAATAATCTAGCAAAAATTGATTATGAAAAATGTGTTAATTGTGGAATTTGTGCAGAGAAATGTCCTACTAAAGCTATTTATGCGAATTTAAAAATAAAAAAATAGAAATTTCCAGTTAGAGCCTATAATATAGGCTCTTTCATTTTTTAAGAAATTCATTTATAATAATAAGGTAAGGATAATTTGAGAACAGTAGAAATTTGAGTTTCAATAATTTTTTGGGATAATTTTAACTTGTAAACAAAAAGTATAAATGATAAACTAATTATGATATATTAGAAATCAACGCCTTAAGTTAAAGGGTGAACATGTTGACAAAAGGAGATAAATATCTGATAGTTTTTATTATAATAATTAGCTTATTATCACTAGTATATGTAAATAAATCAGCTTTAAATTATAATAAAAAATATATAAGTATTCAAGTAGATGGGAAAGAAATAAAAAAAATAATATTTGATAAGAATATTATTGGGAAAACTATTCCCATTAAAACAGAATTTGGTTATAATTTGATAGAAATAGGAGATGAAAAAGTTAGAGTAATTGAGGCAGATTGTCCTGATAAATTAGATGTGAAACAAGGTTATATATCTAAAGTGGGTGAAGTTATAGTATGTTTACCAAATAAATTGGTAATAGAGATAAAAGGCATAGATGATGAAAGAGATGTAGATTATATAAGCTATTAAAGGTGGATTACAATTATGAAAAGATTAAAAAAATTAATTTTTTTATCTTTATTGGTTTCTATTGGATTAGCTCTAGGGATTGTTGAGTCAATGATGCCAGTGCCTTTTATAGTACCAGGAGCAAAATTGGGATTATCAAATATGGTTATATTAATTACTTTAGTATTATTTGGTTTTAAAGAAGCCATGATAGTTGGGATTCTTAAATCCATAATATTTACATTGATTGCAGGAAGTGTTTCAAGCCTTTTTTATAGCCTATCTGGTTTTTTATTAAGTTGCTTAACTATGTATATAGTATATAGAAATTTTTCAGAAGTATTTAGTTTAATAGGGGTTAGTATATTTGGATCAGTAGCACATAATTTTGCTCAGATAATAGTGGCAAGTATCATGATGAATAATATAAAAGTGTTTTCTTATTTACCCATACTTCTATTGACGAGTCTTTTTACAGGATATTTTATAGGATTGACTTCAATTTTTGCAATCAAAAATTTAAAAAATTTTTAGCTATAAGGTGATAAAATGAATACTATAGTACTTGCTTCTTCTTCACCTAGAAGAAGAAAATTATTAGAAAAGTATAATGTCAAACCCGTTGTAGTAAAATCGAATATACATGAAAAAATAAATTCCAATGAAACTATAGAACAAATAGCAATGGCATTAGCTTTTGAAAAAGCTAATCAATTAGAAGATAGGTTTTCTAATGGAGAAATAATTATAGGGGCTGATACAATTGTAGCTTGTAATGATAAAATTCTCGGTAAGCCTAAAGATGAATATGATGCTTTTAATATGCTTAAATTTTTAAGTGATAAGGAACATTTAGTATTAACAGGAATTTGTATCATAAAAGCTAATTCTAATATAAAAGTTATTGATTACGAGAAGACTATAGTTAAATTTAGAAAACTTAGTGATAAAAAGATACAAAAGTATATTGAAACTAAAGAATATATAGATAAAGCAGGAGCATATGGTATACAAGGATTAGGAGGAGTGCTGGTAGAATGGATTAAAGGTTGTTATTTTAATGTTGTAGGGTTACCTATATATAAATTAGACATTTTATTAGAAAGGCATTTTGACATAAGCTTATTATAATAAAGTGTGGTGGAATAATATGGAAAAGAGCACAGATATAAAAAAAACCTATACTATAAAGGATCTTCCATTGAATGAAAGACCTAGAGAAAAATTATATAAATATGGAGTTAAATCCTTATCAAATGCAGAATTAATTGCAGTAATTATTAGGACTGGTAATAGAGAAGATACAGCAATAGATTTGGCTAACAGGATACTAAGCATGGATAAAAGTGGAATAGGTTATCTATCTCATGTTACAGTAGAAGAATTGACAAGCATAAAAGGAATAGGAAATTGTAAAGCTGGACAAATAATAGCAGCTATAGAGTTAGGAAAAAGGATATCTAGGTATGGAGGAGAAGATAAGATAAAAGTAGATTCGCCAATAGTACTTGTACAATTACTTATGGAAGAAATGAGATATTTAAAAAAAGAATATTTTAAGATAGCAATTTTAGATACTAAAAATCAGATAATAAGTATTGAGAATATATCTATAGGTAATTTAAATGCATCTATAGTACATCCCCGGGAGGTATTTAATATAGCTATAAAACGAAATGCAAATTCAATTATATTAATACATAATCACCCTAGTGGTGATCCAACTCCAAGTGAGGAAGACATAAATATTACACATAGACTTATAGATGCAGGAAATATAATTGGAATTAAAGTTTTAGATCATATTATATTTGGTGATAATAAGTATGTAAGTTTTAAACAAAGAAATATTATTTAGTTTAGAGAAAGGAAGGAGCAAATCATATGGGAATATTTAGTGCATTTACAAAAGATATGGGAATTGATCTGGGAACAGCTAATACATTAGTTTATGTGAAAGGAAAGGATATAGTAATTAGGGAGCCTTCTGTAGTTGCAATTCAAACTAATACTAAGCAAGTATTAGCTGTAGGTGAAGAAGCGAAAAAAATGATAGGTAGAACCCCAGGTAATATAGTTGCAATTAGACCTTTAAGGGATGGGGTTATTGCCGATTTTGATATAACTCAAAGTATGCTTAAATATTTTATACAAAGAGCAGTTCAAAGACGTTCTTTATTCCAACCAAGAGTGGTTGTATGTGTTCCAAGTGGAGTTACTGAGGTTGAAAAAAGAGCTGTAGAAGAAGCTGCTATACATGCTGGAGCTAGAGATGCTTATTTAATAGAAGAGCCTATGGCTGCAGCTATTGGCGCAGGGCTACCTGTGCATGAAGCAACAGGTAGTCTTATAGTAGATATAGGAGGAGGCACAACGGAGGTAGCTGTTATATCCTTAGGAGGAATAGTTACAAGCAAATCTATCAGAGTAGGTGGCGATGAGTTAGATGAGGCTATAGTAAATTATATTAAAAAAGAATATAGCTTAATGATTGGGGAACGTACAGCTGAGGATATTAAGATTACTATTGGCTCTGCAAATGTAAAAAACAAGGAATCTAAGATGAATATTAGAGGAAGAGACTTAATATCTGGATTGCCAAAAACAGTAACTGTTACGTCTAAAGAAATATACGAAGCAATGAGAGAGCCTATTTACAATATAGTAGATGCTATTAAATCCACGTTGGAAAAAACTCCTCCCGAGTTAGCTGCTGATATAATGGAACAAGGCATAATGCTCACTGGTGGTGGAGCACTACTTGATGGAATTGATTTATTGATAAAAAGTGAAACAGGCATGCCAGTTAATATAGCAGAGAACCCTTTAGATTGTGTTGCTATAGGTACAGGTAAAGCATTAGAAAGTATTGAAGTACTTAAAAAAACATCATATAATAACAAAAAAATGGGTTAATAGGTGATACTATGTTTTTTTTAAAAAAATATAAAAACAGAATGATAGTAACTGCAGTTGCTATCATTCTGATTATTATTATCGGTGTAACTAGTACCGAAAGAATGTCTTTAACAAAAGTAGAGAAGGTAATAGGAAATATATTTGCACCAATAGGAAAGTTTTTTTACAATATCAGTATGAAAGTATCAGATTTTTTTGCTTCCATTAAAGATATGGGTAGATTAAAAACGGAAAATGAAGAATTGAAAAATATAGTTATAGAACTAGAAGAACAAAATAGAAAATATGAAGATTTAATTGGAAAGTCTGATTATTTAAAAAATGAAGCAGAACTTATGAAAAAAGCTAAGTATAATTTAATTCCAGCTCAAGTTATTGGGAAAGAGCCAGGGAATTGGTTTAATAGATTTGTAATTGATAAAGGCTTTAAAGATGGTATAAAAAAAGATGACACAGTAATACAAGCTGTAGAAACTGAAAAAGGCATAGTGGAAGAGGGAATTGTAGGAAGAGTTGTTGAAGTAGAAGATAACTTTGCTAAAGTTGTTTCTATAATTGATGAGAATAACAAAATTTCGTTTAAGGTAATTAGAACTCAGGATGGTGGAATAATTTCTGGTATTGTTGATGAAAAATTAAGT
This portion of the Keratinibaculum paraultunense genome encodes:
- a CDS encoding DNA polymerase IV — its product is MTHRSIIHVDMDAFYAQIEQRDNPKLVGKPVIIGGTSSRGVVSTASYEARRYGVYSAMPIEAAKKLCPEGIYLPVNMEKYKKVSSEIYNIFKRYTKIYEPISIDEAFLDVTGKDALEIAKAIKSDIKNELKLTASVGISINKFLAKLASEADKPDGLTIIKKDEILSFLRPLPVNKIWGVGPKMNRELNKLGIYYVRDIQNYDIEVLMSLFGKWGKEIYELSHGIDERPVEPNNLSKSIGEEKTFLKDVCDIDVLLKALKSYSINLSNKLKKRGYLARTISIKIKYKDFTIENRSVTLSIPTRDENIIFDTAKYILLNKFNINKEIRLIGLILSNLIYPEDPLQLSMKI
- the rsxC gene encoding electron transport complex subunit RsxC, which gives rise to MSLKNLTFKGGVMVPGYKEFTREKPIERAIEPSVVAIPLHQHTSAPCEPIVKVGDSVKVGQKIGQSDAFVSAPVHSSVSGIVKSITPMAIPTGLTVNCVVIESDGKNELHELVKPYKSLKELTSEEIINIIKEAGITGMGGAGFPTHVKLSPPPEKKIDTIIINGAECEPYITADHRNMVEEPEKIIFGLRAIMKAVVGVKKGIVAVEENKPDAIEALKNVCKDYESIKVVSLKAKYPQGDEKRLIDAILGRQVPSGGLPMDVGAVVCNVSTTKAVAEAISMGKPLYERVVTVTGKGIKEPKNLIVKIGTSFKDIIEQCGGFTENAPGKIIMGGPMMGISQFSIDVPVIKGTGSILILTKEEAEPVQVSSCIKCGKCVEVCPVYLQPLYLSTYSLKEKFEKAEEFHALDCIECGACSYICPAKRPLVESIRIAKREIIAKRRGI
- a CDS encoding RnfABCDGE type electron transport complex subunit D, which produces MDFEGMLLVSSSPHIRSDETVQRIMLDVIIALIPAMIGSVYFFGINALKLILISVASSILFEALIQKAFKREVTINDLSAVITGILIAFNLPANAPLWLPIIGSAFAIIIVKQFFGGLGSNFMNPALAARAMLLTSWPNHMSSFTGPRPDVVTTATPLTIMKTGGTQLTGSELPSLMDMFVGNIPGAIGETSALLLLIGAIYLIIRQVIDWRIPVFYIGTTFIMLILLGVESEFLLYHILGGGLILGAFYMATDYASSPVTPKGRIIYGIGAGVLTAIIRVKGGYPEGVSYSILLMNIATPIIEKITRPKVFGEVK
- a CDS encoding RnfABCDGE type electron transport complex subunit G; amino-acid sequence: MNETLKLGLILFIITAVSASVLAVSNNITSPKIAEADRIADQKAKAEILPQGDEFRPLSEEKFNEIKEEYPDVTEIFEAYKGEKLVGYTIKNISKGYGGDIEIMTGISTDGMITGIKILNHSETPGLGANLTKPHFINSFKNKPIDKELVASKSPENDNEIQALTSATITTNAVLYGVNVAREIYNLKLAD
- the rsxE gene encoding electron transport complex subunit RsxE, which encodes MKLSEVFYNGLIKENPIFVQLIGMCSVLAVTSSAVNGLAMGLAVTGVLVGSNLVISLLRKVIPDKIRIPAFVVVIATFVTIVEMFMKAYTQDLYNALGIFIPLIVVNCIILARAEAFASKNGVLSSVVDGLGMGFGYTLALLILGSLREILGAGSIFGKQLFGSSFEPALIFIMPPGAFILLGILIAIFNTIRKKKSIVE
- the rsxA gene encoding electron transport complex subunit RsxA, which produces MNIFTILISTIFVNNFVLARFLGICPFLGVSNKTETATGMSIAVTFVVTLSSIITYGIQKGILDKFGLEYLQTIVFILVIAALVQFVEMVMKKTSPTLYSALGVYLPLITTNCVVLGVAILNIQEGYNLVETIFNAIGASLGFGLALILISGIREQLELNDVPEALEGFPIALITAGLMSIAFLGFNGLV
- a CDS encoding RnfABCDGE type electron transport complex subunit B, translating into MSIIYPIAVLGGLGLLFGLGLSLASKAFSVERDPRIDEIREVLPGANCGACGYPGCDGLASAIVAGEAPVDACNVGGTPVAEKIADIMGVNVTESVRYVATVFCQGDFNKAKEKYIYDGIMDCRAQNMLAGGSKSCAYGCLGCGTCKDVCEFDAIQIIDGIAVIDKDKCTACKRCISVCPKGIIELIPYEQEVIIKCKSRDPGKIVRNNCNIGCIGCGICAKNCPQEAIELENNLAKIDYEKCVNCGICAEKCPTKAIYANLKIKK
- a CDS encoding NusG domain II-containing protein, whose amino-acid sequence is MLTKGDKYLIVFIIIISLLSLVYVNKSALNYNKKYISIQVDGKEIKKIIFDKNIIGKTIPIKTEFGYNLIEIGDEKVRVIEADCPDKLDVKQGYISKVGEVIVCLPNKLVIEIKGIDDERDVDYISY
- a CDS encoding Gx transporter family protein; amino-acid sequence: MKRLKKLIFLSLLVSIGLALGIVESMMPVPFIVPGAKLGLSNMVILITLVLFGFKEAMIVGILKSIIFTLIAGSVSSLFYSLSGFLLSCLTMYIVYRNFSEVFSLIGVSIFGSVAHNFAQIIVASIMMNNIKVFSYLPILLLTSLFTGYFIGLTSIFAIKNLKNF
- a CDS encoding Maf family protein — protein: MNTIVLASSSPRRRKLLEKYNVKPVVVKSNIHEKINSNETIEQIAMALAFEKANQLEDRFSNGEIIIGADTIVACNDKILGKPKDEYDAFNMLKFLSDKEHLVLTGICIIKANSNIKVIDYEKTIVKFRKLSDKKIQKYIETKEYIDKAGAYGIQGLGGVLVEWIKGCYFNVVGLPIYKLDILLERHFDISLL
- the radC gene encoding RadC family protein, translating into MEKSTDIKKTYTIKDLPLNERPREKLYKYGVKSLSNAELIAVIIRTGNREDTAIDLANRILSMDKSGIGYLSHVTVEELTSIKGIGNCKAGQIIAAIELGKRISRYGGEDKIKVDSPIVLVQLLMEEMRYLKKEYFKIAILDTKNQIISIENISIGNLNASIVHPREVFNIAIKRNANSIILIHNHPSGDPTPSEEDINITHRLIDAGNIIGIKVLDHIIFGDNKYVSFKQRNII
- a CDS encoding rod shape-determining protein — translated: MGIFSAFTKDMGIDLGTANTLVYVKGKDIVIREPSVVAIQTNTKQVLAVGEEAKKMIGRTPGNIVAIRPLRDGVIADFDITQSMLKYFIQRAVQRRSLFQPRVVVCVPSGVTEVEKRAVEEAAIHAGARDAYLIEEPMAAAIGAGLPVHEATGSLIVDIGGGTTEVAVISLGGIVTSKSIRVGGDELDEAIVNYIKKEYSLMIGERTAEDIKITIGSANVKNKESKMNIRGRDLISGLPKTVTVTSKEIYEAMREPIYNIVDAIKSTLEKTPPELAADIMEQGIMLTGGGALLDGIDLLIKSETGMPVNIAENPLDCVAIGTGKALESIEVLKKTSYNNKKMG
- the mreC gene encoding rod shape-determining protein MreC, whose product is MFFLKKYKNRMIVTAVAIILIIIIGVTSTERMSLTKVEKVIGNIFAPIGKFFYNISMKVSDFFASIKDMGRLKTENEELKNIVIELEEQNRKYEDLIGKSDYLKNEAELMKKAKYNLIPAQVIGKEPGNWFNRFVIDKGFKDGIKKDDTVIQAVETEKGIVEEGIVGRVVEVEDNFAKVVSIIDENNKISFKVIRTQDGGIISGIVDEKLSGYLFDMKADVIKGDKLFTSGLGGIYVKDIYIGEIKDVVKNDEDLMKNVYVEPAVDFKKIYRVFVISK